The nucleotide window AACTTACGGGATTGTGCATCTCCTCACTTAGTCCAAAACTGACAAGAATAGAATTCACCAGCACCGAGAATTGATGTAGAAGAAAAGATCCAGCACCAAGCTGAAAGCAAATTTAATAGTGAGATTTATCtgtaacaaatatttaattaaacacaaaGACTGAAGAATGAGCACTCACCACTGATCCATATATAGTAAGATACAAGACATTCTTCCTTCCTGTTGGCAACAGTTTCATTCCCTACATCAGAAGACAAAATTAAGAATGAAAATAGAATTGAGAATAAGCTAAGATGAAGGACAAATCTTACATATATCAGGAAGTAAGGAATACATGTAATCTAAATAGATGGATTGTTAATAAGTGAATCAACGCAAAAAGGGTTTCTGAAGCTATAACAAGGAAGCAAAGAGGAATTggcttcttttattttcaaccTTTAACTTCCTTTCCAACCATGAATACTTCCCTTACAGGAACTCTTCCTAAAGATGAATCAGGCATAAAAGTTATGACAAAGGACTGAACTAAAAAGCAAAAGCATAAAAGACTTGAGTACCTGAAAGAGAAGGATTATAATGACAAGAAAAACTCCTATAGCCATTGAACTGCTATAATAAAAAGGAACCCAGTGGCTGACAACTGGAGCTAACAGCAGCAGAACAAATCCAACTGCTAGACAAAGGAGACGCCATCTCTGAAAATCTGCACAAACAACAAAGATATGTTACCACCATTAAAGAAAACACTTGTGTGACATGataggaaaaattaaaattgagtaaaaagaggaagaagagagaattcCGCACCTTCTTCAACTGCAACCGAAACAGAACCTGAGACTCCACCAACAAACTTCACATCAATGTATCTCTCCTCATATGGAGACATGACTGAGCTCCAAACTCCCCCCTTCTGAATAGCCTTCCACTCATCCTTTTCACACTGACATAATGCGAGCGAAATATTCCTGAACACATTTTATCAGTCAAATATAGGCCTCCACGTTTGGATAATTTCTATCTTGTTTCCAAGAAAAACACAATATGTCACTTACCGGTGAAAACAAACCTGGATTTTACTATGTAATCTCTCAGGGATTACCACAGAAGGAGCCAAAGTGACCCGAAATGAATTGGCATAACTCCCAAGTTTCAATCTTGAGTATCCAGAAACCTGAACTCTTTCACATGATATAACATCTTTGGACCCAGGAACATCGGCAAGGGGATATGGTGTGACATCTACTGCAGGATTCCCCATGTCAACACCTGTAAAATCATAAATGCCAACATTATTTacaaacacataaaaaaaaatacacccAAAAAACGCCAATCAAATTTTCATGATAAAAACAAAACCCCATAAGTTGCATATCCAAATTAGCGAAGGGCGCAAAAGCACACATGCAATGCATGTATAAACTAAAGCATAAAATTGGCATCTAATGAACCCTAACATCTGCATAAattcataggtgggtaaattaataatttttaattgacagAATAATACCCTAAAACTTCAGTAAATCAcaaataagttttaaatattcataactATATATAGGATTTCTTATCTTCAATTGAATTCCTCAGAAAGCTCCAATTCgtaagaaaaaatagaaaaaacatgcaaaaccccataaaaaaaagtaaacgaTCGAGAATATTCCCCTTTTCGGGATTTCCTAGGCAACCAAACAGCGAGAAAGGTAAAGAAACTCAGGAACTAAGAAAATAAacggaagaagaagaaaaaaagagaaggagGGCGGGCGTACCTTTAAAAGGGGTCACATGGTGGGCAAGGAAGAAGCATAGAAATAGTGGAACaaagagaggaagagaagagaaagagaaggcaGGTGCAACCATTACTGCCTCTCTTTGTCTCCGTCAATGTGTTTGTAAAAAGAACGAAACTAAGAAGAAAGGCAAGAGAAATGAAGCTGCCGGTAAcggaaataaaaatgaaaaggcCGATCAGCCGGACGGTCACTGCGtgcataatatttattatcaatatgttGTGCGTATTTGGCGTGTTGCGTGGAGAATAGGCAAGCAGGGGTGT belongs to Mangifera indica cultivar Alphonso chromosome 2, CATAS_Mindica_2.1, whole genome shotgun sequence and includes:
- the LOC123200081 gene encoding uncharacterized protein LOC123200081; this translates as MVAPAFSFSSLPLFVPLFLCFFLAHHVTPFKGVDMGNPAVDVTPYPLADVPGSKDVISCERVQVSGYSRLKLGSYANSFRVTLAPSVVIPERLHSKIQVCFHRNISLALCQCEKDEWKAIQKGGVWSSVMSPYEERYIDVKFVGGVSGSVSVAVEEDFQRWRLLCLAVGFVLLLLAPVVSHWVPFYYSSSMAIGVFLVIIILLFQGMKLLPTGRKNVLYLTIYGSVLGAGSFLLHQFSVLVNSILVSFGLSEEMHNPVSIFLLVGIVLAGAALGYWIVRKFVISKDGTVDVGVAQFVKWAMRIIATTSIFQSTLDTPLALGALVSCCTVCCLITSSKWLGSGLHQSRQSTRKHGHAEFLSRSPVAVSRRNLWNSSSPMISPSWSNSPVNGVISPYAGEGIINQQNYYSAFHKIKKRKFTKQEWEDFTRESTRQAVAELTASPEFTDWIIDHADRIKLLPSDSSDESVGSETDSTDENAAGRSNGFRLFGW